One region of Xylanimonas ulmi genomic DNA includes:
- a CDS encoding PhoH family protein yields MTATNPDARTERPAEHLIVVPAHLPMVALLGSRDSVLRAVEDGFPRVDVHARGNEIAVSGPEGDVAIVSRLLDELIEVAQAGTQLTPDVVRRSVAMLTSPADQRPAEVLTFNILSSRGRTIRPKTVGQKRYVDAIDANTITFGVGPAGTGKTYLAMAKAVQALQSHQVNRIILSRPAVEAGERLGFLPGSLSEKIDPYLRPLYDALHDMVDPDSIPKLIDAGTIEVAPLAFLRGRSLNDAFIILDEAQNTTSEQMKMFLTRLGFGSKMVITGDATQIDLPGGTPSGLRVVQDVLTGVDDVEFCSLTSSDVVRHRLVGDIIDAYARWEPRARANQRQNRK; encoded by the coding sequence ATGACTGCGACCAATCCCGATGCCCGCACCGAGCGTCCTGCCGAGCACCTCATCGTGGTGCCGGCGCACCTTCCGATGGTCGCGCTGCTGGGCAGCCGCGACTCGGTGCTGCGGGCCGTCGAGGACGGGTTCCCGCGCGTCGACGTCCACGCGCGCGGCAACGAGATCGCCGTGTCGGGACCCGAGGGCGACGTCGCCATCGTCTCCCGGCTCCTGGACGAGCTCATCGAGGTCGCGCAGGCCGGCACGCAGCTGACGCCCGACGTCGTGCGCCGCTCGGTCGCCATGCTGACCTCGCCCGCCGATCAGCGCCCGGCCGAGGTGCTGACCTTCAACATCCTGTCGAGCCGCGGGCGCACCATCCGGCCCAAGACGGTCGGCCAGAAGCGCTACGTCGACGCGATCGACGCCAACACGATCACGTTCGGCGTCGGCCCGGCCGGCACCGGCAAGACGTACCTGGCCATGGCCAAGGCCGTCCAGGCGCTGCAGTCGCACCAGGTCAACCGCATCATCCTGTCGCGGCCCGCGGTCGAGGCGGGCGAGCGGTTGGGCTTCCTGCCCGGATCGCTGTCGGAGAAGATCGACCCCTACCTGCGCCCGCTGTACGACGCGCTGCACGACATGGTCGACCCGGACTCGATCCCCAAGCTCATCGACGCCGGCACCATCGAGGTCGCGCCGCTCGCGTTCCTGCGCGGGCGCTCGCTCAACGACGCGTTCATCATCCTCGACGAGGCGCAGAACACCACGTCGGAGCAGATGAAGATGTTCCTCACGCGCCTGGGCTTCGGCTCGAAGATGGTCATCACCGGCGACGCGACCCAGATCGACCTGCCGGGCGGGACGCCGTCGGGCCTGCGCGTGGTGCAGGACGTGCTGACGGGGGTCGACGACGTCGAGTTCTGCAGCCTGACCTCGTCCGACGTCGTGCGCCACCGCTTGGTGGGCGACATCATCGACGCCTACGCTCGCTGGGAGCCACGGGCGCGCGCCAACCAGCGGCAGAACCGGAAATGA
- a CDS encoding hemolysin family protein produces the protein MTGVLVLVAVVGLALAGLLSAGEAAVLRVTRTALADALAEAQQGEGLRAETRADRARAAQALVVDPTATVAAVATVRVAAELLALGSVALLLEDLLRDGWEVLVALGVVGLLAGVVMVRLSPRQFGFRQPLRVVLALSALLTATRRLTGWAAPRGAGSQGETPPTEADLRDLVDRVGESDVIEEDERELIRSVFELGGTLTREVMVPRTDMVTVDADTPLSKVMRLYVRSGFSRVPVVGESVDDLLGVAYLKDVARILDADPRSADRPVSSVARPPVFVPESKPADDLLREMQQKATHIAVVIDEYGGVAGLVTVEDVLEELVGELVDEHDHVIEGEPEPVTQGVFRVPARLPVDELGDLFDLRFDDDDVDTAGGLLAKAIGKVPLAGSAADVGGLRLVAERVEGRRKQVSTILVSRAQADTPARAEAAARQGGPDRTTDRQTHDKDVTA, from the coding sequence GTGACCGGAGTCCTGGTCCTCGTCGCCGTCGTCGGCCTGGCGCTGGCGGGCCTGCTGTCCGCGGGCGAGGCGGCCGTGCTGCGCGTGACCCGCACGGCGCTGGCCGACGCGCTCGCCGAGGCCCAGCAGGGTGAGGGGCTGCGGGCCGAGACGCGCGCCGACCGGGCGCGTGCGGCCCAGGCGCTCGTCGTCGACCCCACCGCCACGGTCGCGGCGGTCGCGACCGTGCGCGTCGCGGCTGAGCTGCTCGCGCTCGGCTCGGTCGCGCTGCTGCTGGAGGACCTGCTGCGCGACGGGTGGGAGGTGCTCGTCGCCCTCGGGGTGGTGGGCCTGCTCGCCGGCGTCGTCATGGTGCGCCTGAGCCCCCGCCAGTTCGGCTTCCGCCAGCCGCTGCGCGTCGTGCTCGCGCTCTCGGCGCTGCTGACCGCGACCCGCCGCCTGACGGGGTGGGCGGCGCCCCGCGGCGCCGGGAGCCAGGGCGAGACGCCCCCCACCGAGGCCGACCTGCGCGACCTCGTCGACCGGGTCGGGGAGTCCGACGTCATCGAGGAGGACGAGCGCGAGCTCATCCGCAGCGTGTTCGAGCTGGGCGGCACCCTCACGCGCGAGGTCATGGTGCCGCGCACCGACATGGTCACGGTCGACGCCGACACCCCGCTGAGCAAGGTCATGCGGCTGTATGTGCGCTCGGGGTTCTCGCGTGTGCCCGTCGTGGGGGAGTCGGTCGACGACCTGCTCGGCGTCGCCTACCTCAAGGACGTCGCGCGGATCCTCGACGCCGACCCGCGCAGCGCCGACCGGCCCGTGTCGTCGGTCGCGCGTCCGCCCGTCTTCGTGCCCGAGTCCAAACCGGCCGACGACCTGCTGCGCGAGATGCAGCAGAAGGCCACGCACATCGCCGTCGTGATCGACGAGTACGGCGGCGTCGCGGGCCTGGTGACCGTCGAGGACGTGCTGGAGGAGCTCGTGGGCGAGCTCGTCGACGAGCACGACCACGTGATCGAGGGCGAGCCTGAGCCCGTCACCCAAGGCGTGTTCCGCGTCCCGGCGCGACTGCCCGTCGACGAGCTCGGCGACCTGTTCGACCTGCGTTTCGACGACGACGACGTGGACACCGCGGGCGGCCTGCTCGCCAAGGCGATCGGCAAGGTGCCCCTGGCGGGGTCGGCGGCCGACGTCGGAGGGCTGCGCCTGGTGGCCGAGCGCGTCGAGGGCCGCCGCAAGCAGGTCTCGACCATCCTCGTCAGCCGCGCGCAGGCCGACACCCCGGCGCGCGCCGAGGCCGCGGCGCGCCAGGGCGGGCCCGACCGGACGACCGACCGCCAGACGCATGACAAGGACGTGACCGCATGA
- the ybeY gene encoding rRNA maturation RNase YbeY, with the protein MSIEVNNESGYDVDGLDEAEFAELGRFVLDAMHVHPQAELSILFVDTAVMTDLHVRWMDEPGPTDVLSFPMDELRPGREGDLTPPGTLGDIVLCPEVAAKQALAAGHSTVEEMLLLTTHGILHLLGYDHAEPEEEREMFGLQRRLLLTFLAGR; encoded by the coding sequence GTGTCCATTGAAGTCAACAACGAGTCCGGCTACGACGTCGACGGGCTCGACGAGGCTGAGTTCGCCGAGCTCGGCAGGTTCGTGCTCGACGCGATGCACGTGCACCCGCAGGCCGAGCTGTCGATCCTGTTCGTCGACACGGCGGTCATGACGGACCTGCACGTGCGGTGGATGGATGAGCCGGGGCCGACGGACGTGCTCAGCTTCCCGATGGACGAGCTGCGCCCGGGACGCGAGGGCGATCTGACGCCGCCCGGCACGCTCGGCGACATCGTGCTGTGCCCCGAGGTCGCGGCCAAGCAGGCCCTCGCCGCCGGGCACTCGACTGTCGAGGAGATGCTGCTGCTGACGACGCACGGCATCTTGCACCTGCTCGGGTACGACCACGCGGAGCCCGAGGAGGAGCGGGAGATGTTCGGCCTGCAGCGCCGCCTCCTGCTCACGTTCCTCGCTGGGCGGTGA
- a CDS encoding alpha/beta hydrolase family protein, whose amino-acid sequence MVLRTIASSASILVGLAVAGALAGPAWDPVPVVDHLRPTSSSTEIGGIEAGVADGRVHEVRTFPVRSSEVVIELDGAEVSAILREPVGAGGGLSGMVFVHGAGTGLASEAFLEQADQLASAGVVTLVPDKRLDTYTTWHRDYEAMADDYLRSVDYLRGVPGVDPDRVGVYGESEGTWVVPIMQVKDPRIAFTILVSAPVVEPRQQAAFAVDNYLRNTNVPQQVFRAIPRAVGIQLPTGLLDYADFDVRPWLERQTAPVLVVYGTGDPSMPIEQGSRQIIADTAVGGGAPVTVRFYDGANHGLRVGETLVAQFPRDMAAWVQGLPETATAEPRIAGAQPEQLYLASPVPHPRWWGNGDIIIGTALGGVGLLVVGPLVWGAVTVVLRLAAVGRGSLRARITPRLARGVWPLLFGLAAGAVATTAALVVYLMAVARLALNYKQDDLVVQGGWIGVRLLGLVTVVCAALLIGRARDLRQARRAGDRDAVVAAGWPAWLALSTMLAGAISLLLWQTYWGVFQLGI is encoded by the coding sequence GTGGTGTTGCGGACCATAGCCTCAAGCGCGTCGATCCTGGTCGGCCTCGCGGTGGCCGGCGCCTTGGCCGGCCCCGCGTGGGACCCGGTGCCTGTTGTCGACCACCTGCGCCCGACGTCGTCGTCGACCGAGATCGGCGGGATCGAGGCCGGCGTCGCGGACGGGCGCGTGCACGAGGTGCGCACCTTCCCGGTGCGCTCGAGCGAGGTCGTCATCGAGCTCGACGGCGCCGAGGTCTCGGCCATCCTGCGTGAGCCGGTCGGGGCGGGTGGCGGACTGTCGGGCATGGTGTTCGTGCACGGCGCGGGCACGGGCCTGGCGAGCGAGGCGTTTCTGGAGCAGGCCGACCAGCTCGCGTCCGCCGGTGTCGTCACCCTCGTGCCCGACAAGCGACTCGACACCTACACGACCTGGCACCGCGACTACGAGGCCATGGCCGACGACTACCTGCGATCGGTCGACTACCTGCGGGGCGTGCCCGGCGTGGACCCCGATCGGGTCGGGGTCTACGGCGAGTCCGAGGGCACGTGGGTCGTGCCGATCATGCAGGTCAAGGACCCCCGCATCGCGTTCACCATCCTGGTCTCGGCGCCCGTCGTCGAGCCGCGCCAGCAGGCCGCGTTCGCCGTCGACAACTACCTGCGCAACACCAATGTGCCGCAGCAGGTGTTCCGCGCGATCCCGCGCGCGGTGGGCATCCAGCTGCCGACGGGCCTGCTCGACTACGCCGACTTCGACGTGCGTCCGTGGCTGGAGCGTCAGACGGCGCCCGTGCTGGTCGTCTACGGCACGGGCGACCCCTCGATGCCGATCGAGCAGGGCTCGCGCCAGATCATCGCCGACACCGCGGTGGGCGGCGGGGCGCCGGTGACCGTCAGGTTCTACGACGGCGCCAACCACGGCCTGCGGGTCGGGGAGACCCTTGTGGCGCAGTTCCCGCGCGACATGGCGGCCTGGGTCCAGGGACTGCCCGAGACGGCCACCGCCGAGCCGCGGATCGCCGGCGCGCAGCCCGAGCAGCTCTACCTCGCCTCGCCCGTGCCGCACCCGCGCTGGTGGGGCAACGGCGACATCATCATCGGCACCGCGCTCGGCGGGGTCGGCCTGCTGGTCGTCGGGCCGCTCGTGTGGGGCGCCGTCACCGTGGTGCTCCGACTCGCGGCCGTGGGGCGCGGATCGCTGCGGGCCCGGATCACGCCACGCCTGGCCCGCGGCGTCTGGCCCCTGCTGTTCGGCCTCGCCGCCGGCGCCGTGGCGACCACCGCGGCGCTCGTCGTCTACCTCATGGCGGTCGCGCGCCTCGCGCTCAACTACAAGCAGGACGACCTTGTCGTGCAGGGCGGATGGATCGGCGTGCGGCTGCTGGGCTTGGTGACCGTGGTGTGCGCCGCACTGCTCATCGGCCGGGCGCGCGATCTGCGCCAGGCGCGCCGCGCGGGCGACCGCGACGCCGTCGTCGCCGCGGGCTGGCCCGCCTGGCTGGCGCTGTCGACCATGCTGGCGGGAGCGATCTCGCTGCTGCTGTGGCAGACCTACTGGGGCGTTTTCCAACTCGGGATCTGA
- a CDS encoding helix-turn-helix domain-containing protein, whose amino-acid sequence MTTDAQDPLLRHALGQELRRLRHRSGRTLHEVARRAGVSPQYLSEMERGVKEPSSEMIAAVCGALEVRLVDLTLGVAAALGAARHEAAQQEVARGPVALSARRPAGPTALALAA is encoded by the coding sequence ATGACCACCGACGCTCAGGACCCGTTGTTGCGGCACGCGCTGGGGCAAGAGTTGCGCCGACTGCGCCACCGCAGCGGACGCACCCTGCATGAGGTCGCACGCCGCGCGGGGGTGTCGCCTCAGTACCTCTCCGAGATGGAGCGGGGGGTCAAGGAGCCGTCGAGCGAGATGATCGCGGCGGTCTGCGGCGCCCTGGAGGTGCGGCTCGTGGACCTGACGCTCGGCGTCGCAGCCGCGCTCGGCGCCGCGCGGCACGAGGCGGCGCAGCAGGAGGTGGCGCGCGGCCCGGTCGCCCTGTCGGCGCGTCGCCCCGCCGGTCCGACGGCGCTGGCGCTCGCCGCGTAA
- the leuA gene encoding 2-isopropylmalate synthase yields the protein MIHESTRGIAARNPQTPSSMPVHKYVPFHEQIKVSLPDRTWPDTRITRAPRWCAVDLRDGNQALIEPMNAERKLRMFELLVSLGYKEIEVGFPSASQTDYDFVRLLIESGRIPDDVVIQVLTQCRDHLIERTYDAIRGAKQAIVHIYNSTSILQREVVFRSGMDGVVDIALQGARLCRKLEETVPETTVYYEYSPESYTGTELEFAARICNEVLDVLEPTPDRPVIVNLPATVEMATPNVYADSIEWMSRHLNHRENVVLSLHPHNDRGTAVAAAELGYQAGADRIEGCLFGNGERTGNVDLVTLGMNLFSQGIDPQIDFSDIDGIRRAVEYCNQLPVHERHPYVGDLVFTAFSGSHQDAIKKGFEHMAGRAEAAGVDVDELTWGVPYLPIDPRDVGRSYEAVIRVNSQSGKGGVSYLLKTEHALDLPRRLQIEFSGVVQRVTDAEGTEVTGDDIWRIFTDEYLPVEAGNAAGLEPWGRLKLRETRTVSAEDGATTLSIDVLDRGEELTLEGVGNGPVAAFVDAIARVGVQVRVLDYAEHALSEGGDASAAAYVEALVGDDVLWGVGVDPSITTASLKAIVSAVNRAARA from the coding sequence ATGATTCACGAGTCCACCCGCGGCATCGCCGCCCGCAACCCGCAGACGCCGTCGTCGATGCCGGTGCACAAATACGTCCCGTTCCACGAGCAGATCAAGGTCTCGCTCCCGGACCGCACCTGGCCCGACACCCGGATCACCAGGGCGCCGCGCTGGTGCGCCGTCGACCTGCGTGATGGCAACCAGGCCCTCATCGAGCCCATGAACGCCGAGCGCAAGCTGCGCATGTTCGAGCTGCTGGTGTCGCTGGGCTACAAGGAGATCGAGGTCGGCTTCCCGTCCGCCTCGCAGACCGACTACGACTTCGTGCGCCTGCTCATCGAGTCCGGTCGCATCCCTGACGACGTCGTCATCCAGGTGCTGACCCAGTGCCGCGACCACCTCATCGAGCGCACCTACGACGCGATCCGCGGCGCCAAGCAGGCGATCGTGCACATCTATAACTCGACGTCGATCCTGCAGCGCGAGGTGGTCTTCCGCTCCGGGATGGACGGCGTCGTCGACATCGCGCTGCAGGGCGCGCGGCTGTGCCGCAAGCTCGAGGAGACGGTGCCCGAGACGACGGTCTACTACGAGTACTCGCCCGAGTCGTACACCGGCACCGAGCTGGAGTTCGCGGCGCGCATCTGCAACGAGGTGCTCGACGTCCTGGAGCCGACGCCGGACCGCCCCGTCATCGTCAACCTGCCGGCGACCGTCGAGATGGCGACGCCCAACGTCTACGCCGACTCGATCGAGTGGATGAGCCGCCACCTCAACCACCGCGAGAACGTCGTGCTGTCGCTGCACCCGCACAATGACCGCGGCACCGCGGTCGCGGCGGCCGAGCTCGGCTACCAGGCCGGCGCCGACCGCATCGAGGGCTGCCTGTTCGGCAACGGCGAGCGCACGGGGAACGTCGACCTGGTGACGCTCGGCATGAACCTGTTCAGCCAGGGCATCGACCCGCAGATCGACTTCAGCGACATCGACGGCATCCGCCGCGCCGTGGAGTACTGCAACCAGCTGCCGGTGCACGAGCGTCACCCGTACGTGGGCGATCTGGTCTTCACCGCGTTCTCCGGATCGCACCAGGACGCCATCAAGAAGGGCTTCGAGCACATGGCGGGCCGTGCGGAGGCCGCCGGCGTCGACGTCGACGAGCTCACCTGGGGTGTGCCCTACCTGCCGATCGACCCGCGCGACGTCGGACGGTCCTATGAGGCCGTCATCCGCGTCAACTCGCAGTCGGGCAAGGGCGGGGTGTCCTACCTGCTCAAGACCGAGCACGCGCTCGACCTGCCACGCCGCCTGCAGATCGAGTTCTCGGGCGTGGTGCAGCGCGTCACCGACGCCGAGGGCACCGAGGTCACGGGCGACGACATCTGGCGCATCTTCACCGACGAGTACCTGCCCGTCGAGGCGGGAAACGCGGCGGGTCTTGAGCCGTGGGGCCGGCTCAAACTGCGCGAGACGCGCACCGTCTCGGCCGAGGACGGCGCCACGACCCTGTCGATCGACGTCCTGGACCGCGGCGAGGAGCTGACGCTCGAGGGCGTCGGCAACGGCCCGGTGGCGGCGTTCGTCGACGCGATCGCGCGCGTGGGCGTGCAGGTGCGCGTGCTCGACTACGCCGAGCACGCGCTGTCCGAGGGCGGCGACGCCTCCGCGGCTGCCTACGTCGAGGCGCTGGTCGGCGACGACGTCCTGTGGGGCGTGGGCGTCGACCCGTCGATCACGACGGCGTCGCTCAAGGCGATCGTCTCGGCGGTCAACCGCGCGGCGCGCGCCTGA
- a CDS encoding ClpP family protease — protein MSETPTPAFDARARRELYERRVLVLDGALDDDNGTLLATQLVTLATEDPADIALWIHSPGGSVAAMLAIRDLMRAIPNDVSTLALGLACSAGQFLLSAGARGKRRALPHARVLMHQGSAGIGGAAVDIALQADDLRHTRDTVLRLIADDTGQSVERVFEDSLHDHWFTADEAREYGFVDAVVASFADIAPPRRDRAGFGQPSAPVEGGEAH, from the coding sequence ATGAGCGAGACACCCACACCCGCATTCGACGCCCGCGCTCGGCGCGAGCTGTACGAGCGCCGCGTCCTGGTCCTCGACGGCGCGCTCGACGACGACAACGGCACGCTGCTGGCCACGCAGCTCGTCACGCTGGCCACCGAGGACCCGGCCGACATCGCGCTGTGGATCCACTCGCCGGGCGGCTCGGTGGCGGCGATGCTGGCCATCCGCGACCTCATGCGCGCGATCCCCAACGACGTGTCGACCCTCGCGCTCGGGCTCGCGTGCAGCGCTGGCCAGTTCCTGCTCTCGGCCGGAGCGCGCGGCAAGCGACGGGCGCTGCCACACGCGCGCGTCCTCATGCACCAGGGCTCGGCCGGCATCGGCGGCGCGGCCGTCGACATCGCGCTGCAGGCCGACGACCTGCGCCACACCCGCGACACCGTGCTGCGCCTCATCGCCGATGACACGGGCCAGAGCGTCGAGCGGGTCTTCGAGGACTCGCTCCACGACCACTGGTTCACCGCGGACGAGGCGCGCGAGTACGGGTTCGTCGACGCCGTCGTCGCATCGTTCGCGGACATCGCCCCGCCCCGGCGCGACCGGGCCGGGTTCGGGCAGCCGTCGGCGCCTGTCGAGGGCGGGGAGGCGCACTGA
- the recO gene encoding DNA repair protein RecO codes for MPLYRDDAIVLRTQKLGEADRIVTLLTREHGKVRAVGKGVRRTSSRFGARLEPFMVVDAQLHVGRSLDTVTQVETVGAYARAICEDYALYTAGAAMLEAADRLVEAEREPAVQQFWLLAGALRALAQRDHAPSLVLDSYLLRAFAVAGWAPSFTDCARCGEPGPHHAFSVATGGAVCSRCRPPGSTAPAPETFALLAALLSGDWAAADASDERPRKEASGLVAAYTQYYLERTLRALRHVDRAPHPAVEPVATARPSRPGGLDRPDHRHQEA; via the coding sequence GTGCCCCTGTACCGAGACGACGCCATCGTGCTGCGCACGCAGAAGCTGGGCGAGGCCGACCGCATCGTCACGCTGCTGACGCGCGAGCACGGCAAGGTGCGCGCCGTCGGCAAGGGGGTGCGCCGCACGTCGTCGCGTTTCGGGGCCCGGCTGGAGCCGTTCATGGTGGTCGATGCGCAGTTGCATGTGGGCCGCTCGCTCGACACCGTCACGCAGGTCGAGACGGTGGGCGCGTACGCGCGCGCGATCTGCGAGGACTACGCGCTGTACACCGCGGGCGCCGCGATGCTTGAGGCGGCCGACCGGTTGGTCGAGGCCGAGCGCGAGCCCGCCGTCCAGCAGTTCTGGCTGCTGGCCGGGGCGCTGCGCGCGCTCGCCCAGCGCGACCACGCGCCATCGCTCGTGCTGGACTCCTACCTGCTGCGCGCGTTCGCCGTCGCGGGCTGGGCGCCGTCGTTCACCGACTGTGCGCGGTGCGGCGAGCCCGGCCCACACCACGCGTTCTCGGTGGCCACGGGCGGCGCGGTGTGCTCGCGCTGCCGCCCACCCGGCTCGACGGCGCCCGCCCCGGAGACGTTCGCGCTGCTCGCCGCGCTGTTGAGCGGCGACTGGGCGGCGGCCGACGCGTCCGATGAGCGACCCCGCAAGGAGGCCTCTGGCCTCGTCGCCGCGTACACGCAGTACTACCTGGAGCGCACCCTGCGCGCGTTGCGGCACGTGGACCGCGCCCCGCACCCGGCGGTCGAGCCTGTCGCGACCGCCCGACCGTCACGCCCCGGTGGTCTCGACAGGCCCGACCACCGCCACCAGGAGGCCTGA
- the era gene encoding GTPase Era, which produces MTETAPPTEHRSGFACLVGRPNAGKSTLTNALVGEKVAIMSARPQTTRHTIRGIVHRPDAQLVLVDTPGLHRPRTLLGQRLNDLVKETLGEVDVIAFCLPADQKVGPGDRFIAAQLAPLMTGRRAVPVVAVVTKADLVDRQTLMEHLLAVDALATEHEREWAAIVPVSAKDGYQVDELEDVLVSHLPEGPELYPGGELTDEPEHVMVAELVREAALEGVRDELPHSLAVVVEEIVEREGSGDSAKGRPPLLDVRVNLYVERESQKAIVIGRGGSRLRDVGTRARQGIERLLGARVYLDLHVKVARDWQRDPKQLRKLGF; this is translated from the coding sequence ATGACCGAGACCGCACCCCCGACCGAGCACCGCTCAGGCTTCGCCTGCCTGGTCGGGCGCCCCAACGCGGGCAAGTCGACCCTGACGAACGCCCTGGTGGGGGAGAAGGTCGCCATCATGTCGGCGCGGCCCCAGACGACGCGGCACACCATCCGCGGCATCGTCCACCGGCCCGACGCGCAGCTCGTGCTGGTCGACACCCCCGGGCTGCACCGGCCCCGCACGCTGCTCGGCCAGCGGCTCAACGACCTGGTCAAGGAGACGCTCGGCGAGGTCGACGTCATCGCGTTCTGCCTGCCCGCCGACCAGAAGGTGGGCCCGGGCGACCGGTTCATCGCCGCGCAGCTCGCGCCGCTCATGACGGGGCGGCGCGCGGTGCCGGTGGTCGCCGTCGTGACCAAGGCCGACCTTGTGGACCGCCAGACGCTCATGGAGCACCTGCTCGCCGTCGACGCGCTCGCGACCGAGCACGAGCGTGAGTGGGCGGCGATCGTGCCCGTCTCGGCCAAGGACGGCTACCAGGTCGACGAGCTCGAGGACGTGCTGGTCTCCCATCTGCCCGAGGGCCCCGAGCTGTACCCGGGCGGGGAGCTGACCGACGAGCCCGAGCACGTCATGGTCGCCGAGCTCGTGCGTGAGGCGGCGCTCGAAGGGGTGCGCGACGAGCTGCCGCACTCGCTCGCGGTCGTGGTCGAGGAGATCGTCGAGCGCGAGGGGTCGGGCGACTCCGCCAAGGGGCGCCCGCCGCTGCTCGACGTGCGCGTCAACCTCTACGTCGAGCGTGAGTCACAGAAGGCCATCGTCATCGGCCGTGGTGGCTCTCGCCTGCGCGACGTCGGCACGCGGGCGCGCCAAGGGATCGAGCGGCTGCTCGGCGCCCGGGTCTACCTCGACCTGCACGTCAAGGTCGCGCGCGACTGGCAGCGCGACCCCAAGCAACTGCGCAAGCTCGGCTTCTGA
- a CDS encoding ClpP family protease gives MSSYTIPNVIAAHPRGERVLDVYSQLLTERIVYLGTAIDAGVANALIAQLLFLESADPGADIQLYVNCEGGDPSAGLAVYDTMSYVRPAVATTCVGQAVAVGAVLLAAGAPGKRAALPHARVVLHQPAAQGRGPIPDLILQADEVLRIRSDFEDALARHTGQAVARLRADTDHDRVLTAAQARDYGIVDHVIEVR, from the coding sequence ATGAGCTCCTACACGATCCCGAACGTCATCGCAGCCCACCCGCGCGGCGAGCGTGTGCTGGACGTCTACTCCCAACTGCTCACCGAGCGGATCGTCTACCTCGGCACCGCGATCGACGCCGGGGTGGCCAACGCGCTCATCGCCCAGCTGCTGTTCCTCGAGTCCGCCGACCCCGGCGCCGACATCCAGCTCTACGTCAACTGCGAGGGCGGGGACCCGAGCGCGGGCCTGGCCGTCTACGACACGATGAGCTACGTGCGGCCCGCGGTCGCCACCACCTGCGTCGGCCAGGCGGTCGCGGTGGGCGCGGTGCTGCTGGCCGCCGGGGCGCCGGGCAAGCGCGCCGCTCTCCCCCATGCGCGCGTCGTGCTGCACCAACCCGCGGCGCAGGGGCGCGGCCCGATCCCCGACCTGATCCTTCAGGCCGACGAGGTGCTGCGGATCCGCTCCGACTTCGAGGACGCGCTCGCGCGGCACACGGGGCAGGCGGTCGCGAGACTGCGCGCCGACACCGACCACGACCGCGTGCTCACCGCCGCCCAGGCTCGCGACTACGGCATCGTCGACCACGTCATCGAGGTGCGGTGA
- a CDS encoding isoprenyl transferase, with the protein MPRTYAEPYPHLSGATPPPIPADLLPKHVAVVMDGNGRWANQRGLSRIEGHKQGEKSLLDVVAGAVQLGVKHISAYAFSTENWKRSPEEVRFLLGFNRDVIRSRRDEMGSWGVRIRWAGRTPRLWGSVIKELQVAEEMTKENDRCTLTMCVNYGGRAELADAAAAIARDAAAGRLNPDKVNEKTVQKYLDEPDLPDVDLFLRSSGEQRISNFMIWQAAYAELMFIPELWPDVDRRHLWRACEDFARRDRRYGGAVDKPTA; encoded by the coding sequence ATGCCCCGCACGTACGCCGAGCCCTACCCGCACCTGTCGGGCGCCACGCCACCGCCCATCCCGGCGGACCTGCTGCCCAAGCACGTCGCCGTCGTCATGGACGGCAACGGCCGGTGGGCCAACCAGCGCGGCCTGAGCCGGATCGAGGGGCACAAACAGGGTGAGAAGTCGCTGCTCGACGTCGTCGCCGGCGCGGTTCAGCTCGGCGTCAAGCACATCAGCGCGTACGCGTTCAGCACCGAGAACTGGAAGCGCTCGCCCGAGGAGGTCAGGTTCCTGCTGGGCTTCAACCGTGACGTCATCCGCTCTCGGCGCGATGAGATGGGGTCGTGGGGTGTGCGCATCCGGTGGGCGGGGCGTACCCCGCGCCTGTGGGGCTCGGTCATCAAGGAGTTGCAGGTCGCCGAGGAGATGACCAAGGAGAATGACCGCTGCACGCTGACGATGTGCGTCAACTACGGCGGACGGGCCGAGCTCGCCGACGCCGCCGCGGCCATCGCGCGCGACGCCGCGGCGGGTCGGCTCAACCCGGACAAGGTCAATGAGAAGACCGTCCAGAAGTACCTCGACGAGCCCGACCTGCCCGACGTCGACCTGTTCCTGCGCTCGTCGGGCGAGCAGCGGATCTCGAACTTCATGATCTGGCAGGCCGCGTACGCCGAGCTGATGTTCATCCCCGAGCTATGGCCCGACGTCGACCGCCGGCACCTGTGGCGCGCGTGCGAGGACTTCGCCCGGCGCGACCGCCGCTACGGCGGGGCGGTCGACAAGCCGACCGCCTGA